DNA sequence from the Cohnella herbarum genome:
GGATTCGGCGGAGTTGGCGTTAGCCCTGCAAAACTCGCTAAGCGCGCAGTCAAGGACGACGATCAACGTCGCGATCGGCGAGCCGATCGCCCGATTGCGCGACATCGGCGCTTCGCTCTTCTCGCTTAGAAAGCTGCTGCGCCAAAGGTCCGAGTTCGGCGTGTCGAAAATGATAAGGGAACATTCGACTTCTCAAGAGGAACCGAGTTATCCGGTTGCCATTCTGTCGGATGCACGCATAGACTCGTTGCGGACGATGATCCAACTGCAACAAAAAAGCCTGTTCAAAGCCGAAATGTCTTCTCTGTTCGAAACCTGGCAAAGTTCCCGTCTTCATGCCGTAGACTTTGCGGCACTTCTAAAGAGGACGATCCATGCCTTAGGGGACGCTCATTGGCCGCAATCGTCCGAGATCGATTCCGTCATCGACGAAGCGATGAAGAGCCGTTCTTCCTACGATGCCGTCCGCGATGAACTGTGGCCATGGCTTGAAGGTGCCTTGTTCGAGAATGAAAGCCCGCGAAATTCTCCGGAAAGCGTCGTGGACTTGCTGGACGATCATTTAAGAGCCAACTGCCACTCGAACATAGACATCAAGCGGTTGGCTTTAAGCGTAGGACTTACCGCTCCTTACTTAAGTAAACTATTCAAGCTCTATAGGGGAATGCCTTTAATCGAATACGTGTCCTATCTCAAGATCGAGAAAGCCAAACAATTGATCCGCTCCGACCCGAACTTGCTCGCGAAGGAAATCGGCGATCTGCTCGGGTTCGCCGATCCGTTTTATTTCAGTCGTCTCTTTAAGAAGTTCGAAGGATGCAGCCCTTCCGATTATCGAAAACGCTTAGAGGTTCGGAATAAGTAACCCAGCCCTCCTCAAGATAAAAAAGAAGCGCGCCCTCGCGATTATGGCTGGGGCACGCTTCTTTTTTTTAATTCTCCGGCTTACCTGCTTTTCGCCTCGTACTCCGAGATCCACTCGGCCGTTCCGGCCAGCCCGGTTTCGGCGCGAGCGATAGCCGCCTCCACCTGAGGCGTAGCCGTACCGCCGTAGACGTTACGGGCATTAACAACGGCCTCCGGCTGCAACACCGCATAGATCCGGTCGTCGAACAGTTCGGAGAACTGCTTGAATTCTTCTAACGTAAGATCAAGCAGGAACTTGTTTTGTTGGATACAGTACAGCACAGTCTTGCCGATGACTTCGTGCGCTTGGCGGAAAGGCAAGCCTTTGCCAACGAGGAAGTCGGCGATGTCCGTCGCGTTGGAGAAGTCTTGATCGACCGCGCGGCGCATCTTGTCTTTGCGAACCTTCATCGTCTCGATCATAGACGCGAATAGCTGCAGCGCTCCCTGAAGCGTTTTGACGGTGTCGAACATGCCTTCCTTGTCTTCCTGCATATCTTTGTTGTAAGCCAGCGGAAGCGACTTGAGGACGGTCAGGAGGCCGATCAAGTTGCCGTAGACGCGACCGGTTTTACCGCGAACGAGTTCGGGCACGTCCGGGTTCTTCTTCTGCGGCATAATGCTGGAGCCCGTGCAGAAAGCATCGTCGAGCTCCACGAACTGGAACTCGGTGCTGGACCAGAGGATCAGCTCCTCGCTTAAGCGCGACAAGTGCGTCATGATCAGAGAAGCGCCGCTCAGGAATTCCACGATAAAATCGCGGTCGCTGACGGCATCGAGGCTGTTCTCGTAAACGCGGCCGAAGTTAAGCTGGCTCGCCGTGAAATGGCGGTCGATCGCGAAAGTCGTGCCTGCTAAAGCACCTGCTCCAAGAGGGAGGGAGTCTATCCGCTTGTAGCTGTCTTGCAGGCGCTCGATATCGCGGCCGAACATCGATACGTAAGCCATTAGGTGATGCGCGAACAGGATCGGTTGCGCCCGTTGCAGATGCGTGTAGCCCGGAACGATCGTATCCAGGTTTTGCTTGGCTTGTCCGATCAGCGCGGCTTGCAGCTTATGAAGCTGATCCACGAACTCTACCACGCGCTTGCGCAAGTACAAGTGCATGTCCGTCGCCACTTGATCGTTACGGCTGCGGCCCGTGTGCAGTTTGCCCCCGACCGGACCGATCTCGTCGATCAGCGCTTTCTCGATATTCATATGAATATCTTCGTCGGAGATCAGGAATTGTTGCTCCCCGCTGCGGATACGCTCGCGAACTTTGAGCAATCCCGCTTTGATCGTTTCCACGTCGTCCGCGGGCAAAATGCCGCAATGTCCCAGCATCGTTACATGCGCTAGGCTACCTTGGATATCTTCTTCGGCCAATTCTTTGTCGAACGTAATCGACGCCGTATATTCTTCCACTAGCTGGTCCGTTTTTTTCGTGAAACGGCCGCCCCATAACTTACTCATGTTCGGTATACCCCTCTGCTTTGATTTAATGCCAAGCATAAACGGCTACCGCCGTCCTTAGGGATGGCGAGGGAACGTTTATGTCGGAGGTCATTCAGAAATGAATATGCGTAAACATATAAATTCTGAATGATCTAGTAAAACGGCAAAAGGGGAGCGCCGTCAGCGAAGGTGCCTCCCGCATTGCCCCGCCTGGCGGGGGATGGTTCGGCAGGCTTCGCGCCCGGATCTCCCTTTTGTCTTTTATCAGTTAATGCCGGAAGCGCCGGTAACGCCCGAAGATACCTTCAGGCGAAGCGCGTTCAGGCGGATAAAACCGGTAGCGTCGCCTTGATCGTACGCTTGCGTAGGGTCCGCTTCCATCGTCGCGATGTGCGGATTGTAGAGGCTGACCGGGCTCTTCAGTCCAGCCGCCATGATATTGCCTTTGTACAGCTTCAGACGGACCGTGCCCGTCACGTTCTTCTGGCTTTCGTCGACCAGCGCTTGAATCGCGATGCGCTCGGGCGCGAACCAGAAACCGTTGTATACCAGGGAGCTATATTTGGAGATCAAGGAGTCGCGAAGATGCATAACGTCGCGGTCCATGGTCAACGATTCCATTTTGCGATGAGCGGTGAACAGGATGCTTCCGCCCGGAGTTTCGTACACGCCGCGGCTCTTCATGCCGACAAAGCGGTTCTCCACCATATCGACGCGGCCAACGCCGTGCTTGCCGCCGATTTCGTTCAGCTTCTCCATGACGGCGAGCGGGCTAAGGGCTTCGCCGTTAATCGCTACGCAGTTGCCGCCTTCGAAATCGAGCTCGATATACTCGGCTTGATCGGGAGCTTTCTCCGGAGAAACGCTGAGGACGTACATGTCTTCGACATCGGCTGCGCTCGAATCGAACCATGGATCCTCGAGCATGCCGCTCTCGAAGCTGATGTGCAGCAGGTTGCGGTCCGTGGAGTACGGCTTGGAAGCCGATGCCGTGACCGGAATGCCGTGTTTCTCGGCATAAGCGATCATCTCCGCGCGTCCGGGGAAAGCTTCGCGGAACGCCTCAAGACGCCAAGGAGCGATAACTTCGATGTTCGGAGTCAGAGCCGCGGCCGTCAGTTCGAAACGGACTTGGTCGTTTCCTTTGCCCGTCGCGCCGTGCGCGATAGCCGTTGCGCCTTCCGCGATGGCGATTTCAACCATGCGCTTCGCGATCAATGGACGAGCGATGCTGGTGCCGAGCAGGTACTGGCCTTCGTACAAAGCGCCGGCTTGGAACATCGGGTAGATGAAATCTTTCGCGAACTCGTCGCGAAGATCGTCGATGTACACTTTGGATGCGCCGGTTTTGAGCGCTTTTTCTTCCAAGCCGTCGAGTTCGTCCTTCTGGCCGATGTCGGCGGTGAAGGTGATGATCTCGGCGTCATACGTTTCTTTAAGCCACGTTAGGATAACCGAAGTGTCGAGGCCGCCGGAGTAGGCCAGCACGATTTTATTTTTTGCCATGGGGATGAAAGCTCCTTTAGATTAGTTGTGTTGCTGGTGTTGCTGGTGTTGCTGGTGTTGCTGGTGCTGCTGGTGTTGCTGGTGTTGCTGGTGTTGCTGGTGTTGCTGGTGTTGCTGGTGTTGCTGGTGTTGCTATCCCGTTCGCTCAGGAATAGGAAGTCAATTTGACCGGATAATACCGCTGTCCTGCCCATATTGCCACTATCCCGTTCGCTCAGGCGAAAATGATAACATTATAGATCCGTAGTGTTGCATGCAGACTTTATCGACTTAGAGTAAATCTAAATGTAAAATATACACTTAATTACACGTGTAAAAAGTACTGACAGTTACGCAAGTGTAAAACATACACTTAGTTTAACAACATCTTGCCTGTCGTCGATGATTCACTCTATCTAAGTGTAGATATTACAATTAGTTTTGATGAAAACCATGCTCTCTTCCTATCTAAGTGTAGAAATTACAATTAGTCTTGAATAGCGAACGGTCTCCCGTGCATGTTCGGGCCGGTTAAGCAGCTCCTGGCGGGTTATTCGGTCAGTTCGAGCATGTTCGGACTGTTTAAGCCGCTGCAAGCGGGTTAACGCGGCGAGATCCGTGATTACATAATCGCGGCCATGATTGCTTTCTGAGCGTGCAGGCGATTCTCGGCTTCGTCGAAAATGACGGAGTTTTTGCCGTCGATGACGCCTTCCGTCACTTCCTCGCCGCGGTGCGCGGGCAGGCAGTGCATGAAGAGATAATCCTGCTTCGCATGGCTGACGAGCGCTTCGTTCACTTGATAGTTCTTGAACGCTTTCTCGCGTTCCTTCTGCTCTTCCTCGAACCCCATGCTCGCCCAGACGTCCGTATATACGATGTCCGCGCCTTCGATCGCTTCTCGGGCATCCCGCAAAATCCGTACGCTGCCGCCCGTTTCCGCCGCTGCTTCGATCGACGACTTCACGGAACGTTCGTCCGGATCGTAGCCTTCCGGAGATGCGCTGGCGAAGTGCATGCCAAGCTTAGCCGCGCCCATCATCAGTGAGTGAAGCACGTTGTTGCCGTCGCCTATGTAGGCGACTTTAAGCCCTTCCAGCTTCCCTTTATGCTCCAATGCCGTCTGGTAGTCGGCAAGAGCTTGGCAAGGATGCGATTGGTCGGACAACGCGTTGATGACCGGGATGGTCGCTCCGCGCGCCAGCTCCACGACGTTGCGGTGACCGAACGTGCGCAGAATCATCCCGTCCAAGTAGCGGGACATGACTTGAGCCGTGTCGAGAATCGTCTCGCCTCGTCCCATCTGAATGTCGTTACGGCTAAGGAACAGCGCTTGGCCTCCCAATTGGTACATGCCGACTTCGAACGATACGCGAGTACGCGTGGACGACTTCTCGAAAATCATGCCGAGAGACTTGCCCTTAAGCGGCTGGTACGCCTCTCCTGCCTTGTGCTTGCGCTTGATCTCTATCGCCAAATCCAGCAGGTAGCGGATTTCTTCGGGCGAATAATCGACAAGGCCTAGAAAATCGCGGCCTTTCAGTTGCAATGCTATTTGTTCCAGGTTTGCAGCCGTAGGCATGGCAACCCCTCCTCTATGGTTAAGTGTCAGGCTTAACGGCAACGCCGCAGGGCAATCGCATTAGGAATCGAATCGCTTAGTATTTTAGGATCACTACACGAGTTTAGCTTCCATCTAACGGAAGCAGCAGCCGTTATTCTGCTCAAAAAGGTACTTCTCAAAATCTAACGGAAATGAGCGCTCTTATTTAAGTGTATTCCAGTGAAAACATGCCATTTGAGCATAGATAGAGGCGTTCAGCTCCGTTAGAATTTTAAAACCCTTATTTTCGACTAAATAGCGTCTGTGGCAGCCGTTAGAAACTAACGCATGACAGGTTGGCAATGTACGATCAATCGACGGACTGTAGGCGGCCTTACGTTGAAAAGGACCGTTACAGCAGCGAATTTTCGCTGGATTTAAACCGTTATACGCATTTAGCAGCAAAACAAGTCTAATGCGCTAGCCCTGGCTACCGTCCTTCGATGGCGAGGGAACGTTTAAGTCAGCGACGATTCAGAATGTCAGAATGCGTCTTCTCAAGAACCGACCGTCTTGGCCGCGGCCTGTTCCGTAAGCACGGAAGCGATCAGGCCGACCGCCGTATCGATCTCTTCGTGGGTCACGAGAAGGTTAGGGAGCAAGCGAATGACGTTAGGACCCGCCGGGACGACCAGCAACCCGCGTTTGTGCAATTCCGCAATGGCTTCGCCGGCAGGAACGTTGCACAGAATTCCGATCAGGAGGCCTTTGCCGCGTACTTGATCGACATTCGGCAATCCTTCAAGCTTCTCTTGCAACTGTCCGATTAAGTACTCGGAAGCTTCAGCCGCGCGTTCTACCACGTTTTCCTTCAGCATCGTTTCGATCGTCGCCGCTACCGCTGCCATCGCAATCGGAGTGCCCCCGAACGTCGTCGCATGGGCACCCGCCACGAATGCCGGCTTCAAGTGGGCTTTCGCCAGCATCGCGCCGACCGGGAAGCCGCTTCCGATGCCTTTCGCCAACGTGAATACGTCGGGCTCGACGTCGTAATGCTCATAAGCAAACATTTTACCCGTACGTCCCATACCCGTCTGAACTTCATCCAAAATCAAGAGAATGCCATGGCGATCGCACAGCGCGCGAACTTCCCTTAAGAAGTCCTGATCGACGGGGATAACGCCGCCTTCGGCTTGCACGAGCTCCAGCATAATAGCAGCCGTTTTATCGTTAACGGCAGCTTCCAAAGCCGCGATATCATGAAGAGGCACGTGCTTGAAGCCTTCCGGCAACGGCAAGAAGCCTTCTTTCACTTTCTCTTGTCCCGTAGCGGTCAAAGTCGCCAAAGTCCGGCCATGGAACGATTGGTTAAAGGTAATGATCTCGTAACGGCCGTTTCCCTTCACCTTCTGGTGATAACGACGCGCGATCTTGATCGCCGCCTCGTTCGCTTCGGCGCCGCTGTTGCAGAAAAATACGGCGTCGGCGCAGCTGTTATCCACGAGCAGTCTCGCCGCTTTCTCTTGGTTGGGATTGCTGAACAGATTGGACATATGCCACAGTTGATCCAACTGGTCCACGAGGGCGTTCTTAACGGCATCCGGAACATGCCCAAGGTTCGTTACGGCCAAGCCGCCCATAAAATCAAGATATTCTTTCCCTTGATCGTCCCACAGGCGGCTTCCTTTCCCCTTCACCAAAGTAATCGGAAACCTCGCATACGTCTGAAACAACGCGCTGTCGCTCATTTCGCTCTCTCCTTTTTTCAACCGATTATGATTCTCGCACACTTAAGACCTTACGATCCTCGTTCCGATGTTGCCTTCCGTTACCGCGCGGCTTAGCACGCGTTCCGCGGAACCGTCCACGATCAGCACTTCCTTCACGTTGCCGTGCAAGCAGCTCATCGCCGCCCTGACTTTCGGAATCATGCCGCCGTAAATCTCTTCGGTTCGAATCATTTCTTCTATGTCTGCAAAAGTAACCTGCGGAAGCACGACCTTCTCCCCGTTTACCGTGCGCATGATGCCCGGAACGTCCGTAACGACGATCATCGTATCCACGCCCAGTTCGGAAGCCACCGCGCCCGCTGCCGTATCCGCATTGATGTTGTACCGTTGGCCCGCGTCGTCTATGCCGATCGGAGCGATCACGGGTAAGTATCCGAGCTCGATGATGCCTTCAACAAGAGAAGCATTCACGCCGGTAACGTCGCCGACTAGCCCGACTTCATGCGCGTTGGCGACCGGCCTAGCCTCGATCAGTTTGCCGTCCGTACCGGAAAGCCCGATGGACTTGGCGCCGTTCTGTTGCAGCTTGCGTACGATTTCCTTGTTAATGCGTCCGGCCAGCACCATCTCGACGACGTCGAGAGTCGCTTCGTCCGTGACGCGAAGTCCGCTGACGAACCGGCTTTCGATCCCCAACTTGCCGAGCGTTTCGTTAATCGCCGGACCGCCGCCGTGCACGATGACGGGCTGCGTGCCGCCTGCTTGCAAATCCCGCAAATCCTCGAAAAAAGCATCCGGAAGCGCCGCTAACGTACTGCCGCCGCATTTCATGACAAATCGTCGTTTACTCATGCGTATCCGCTCCCTTACGTCCGATATGCGGCGTTGATGCGCACGTAATCGTAGGTGAGATCGCAGCCCCATGCCGTCGCTTGCCCGCTGCCCATGTTCAGGTTCACGTTGATGCCGACGGTATCGCCTTTTAAATACTCTAATGCTATCGCTTCGTCAAAAGGGATCGGCCGCGATTGCTCCAGCACGAGGATATCCCCCAAACGGATGTCTACAGTTGCTATGTTAACCGGCTGTCCCGCCCGGCCCACTGCCGCAATAATGCGTCCCCAGTTGGCATCCGCGCCGAATACGGCCGATTTCACCAAGCTGGATCCAATAATGGTCTTCGCGATCGCTTGCGCCGCTTCGTCAGTTGCCGCGCCGACGACCGTCGTCTCGATCAGCTTCGTCGCGCCTTCTCCATCGCGGGCAATCGCCTTGGCGAGCTCCGAGCAAACATGCCTCAAGCCGTCTGCGAATGCCGCGAAATCCGGATGGCTTCGCGTCAACTCCGCGTTCTCGGCCAAACCGCTTGCCATCGCCACCAGCATATCGTTCGTGCTCGTGTCGCCGTCCACGGTGATCATGTTAAAGCTGACATTCGTCACTTCGCGTAACAGCTCTTGCAGAAGCGAAGCGCCGATACGAACATCCGTCGTGACGAACCCG
Encoded proteins:
- a CDS encoding response regulator, which produces MYRVMVIEDEPPLIRDIQYEIERISSFFKVTMTAINGAEALKKLETETPDVIFTDIRMPVMDGLQLIKEVRKRDADIPFVILSGYRDFGYAQEALKFHAYDYLLKPVSPDDLQEVLHKLRSKLDGTKEEKVRSALASALHGEMLENEVDELFLKGRTAVLLVAHCGGMFAEASGTTPSMALPTNSEIEIRLANMLGPGNKIHAFNGSAPTEKIAIFVCDDEGAQVTEDSAELALALQNSLSAQSRTTINVAIGEPIARLRDIGASLFSLRKLLRQRSEFGVSKMIREHSTSQEEPSYPVAILSDARIDSLRTMIQLQQKSLFKAEMSSLFETWQSSRLHAVDFAALLKRTIHALGDAHWPQSSEIDSVIDEAMKSRSSYDAVRDELWPWLEGALFENESPRNSPESVVDLLDDHLRANCHSNIDIKRLALSVGLTAPYLSKLFKLYRGMPLIEYVSYLKIEKAKQLIRSDPNLLAKEIGDLLGFADPFYFSRLFKKFEGCSPSDYRKRLEVRNK
- the argH gene encoding argininosuccinate lyase — encoded protein: MSKLWGGRFTKKTDQLVEEYTASITFDKELAEEDIQGSLAHVTMLGHCGILPADDVETIKAGLLKVRERIRSGEQQFLISDEDIHMNIEKALIDEIGPVGGKLHTGRSRNDQVATDMHLYLRKRVVEFVDQLHKLQAALIGQAKQNLDTIVPGYTHLQRAQPILFAHHLMAYVSMFGRDIERLQDSYKRIDSLPLGAGALAGTTFAIDRHFTASQLNFGRVYENSLDAVSDRDFIVEFLSGASLIMTHLSRLSEELILWSSTEFQFVELDDAFCTGSSIMPQKKNPDVPELVRGKTGRVYGNLIGLLTVLKSLPLAYNKDMQEDKEGMFDTVKTLQGALQLFASMIETMKVRKDKMRRAVDQDFSNATDIADFLVGKGLPFRQAHEVIGKTVLYCIQQNKFLLDLTLEEFKQFSELFDDRIYAVLQPEAVVNARNVYGGTATPQVEAAIARAETGLAGTAEWISEYEAKSR
- a CDS encoding argininosuccinate synthase; amino-acid sequence: MAKNKIVLAYSGGLDTSVILTWLKETYDAEIITFTADIGQKDELDGLEEKALKTGASKVYIDDLRDEFAKDFIYPMFQAGALYEGQYLLGTSIARPLIAKRMVEIAIAEGATAIAHGATGKGNDQVRFELTAAALTPNIEVIAPWRLEAFREAFPGRAEMIAYAEKHGIPVTASASKPYSTDRNLLHISFESGMLEDPWFDSSAADVEDMYVLSVSPEKAPDQAEYIELDFEGGNCVAINGEALSPLAVMEKLNEIGGKHGVGRVDMVENRFVGMKSRGVYETPGGSILFTAHRKMESLTMDRDVMHLRDSLISKYSSLVYNGFWFAPERIAIQALVDESQKNVTGTVRLKLYKGNIMAAGLKSPVSLYNPHIATMEADPTQAYDQGDATGFIRLNALRLKVSSGVTGASGIN
- the argF gene encoding ornithine carbamoyltransferase — encoded protein: MPTAANLEQIALQLKGRDFLGLVDYSPEEIRYLLDLAIEIKRKHKAGEAYQPLKGKSLGMIFEKSSTRTRVSFEVGMYQLGGQALFLSRNDIQMGRGETILDTAQVMSRYLDGMILRTFGHRNVVELARGATIPVINALSDQSHPCQALADYQTALEHKGKLEGLKVAYIGDGNNVLHSLMMGAAKLGMHFASASPEGYDPDERSVKSSIEAAAETGGSVRILRDAREAIEGADIVYTDVWASMGFEEEQKEREKAFKNYQVNEALVSHAKQDYLFMHCLPAHRGEEVTEGVIDGKNSVIFDEAENRLHAQKAIMAAIM
- a CDS encoding acetylornithine transaminase — its product is MSDSALFQTYARFPITLVKGKGSRLWDDQGKEYLDFMGGLAVTNLGHVPDAVKNALVDQLDQLWHMSNLFSNPNQEKAARLLVDNSCADAVFFCNSGAEANEAAIKIARRYHQKVKGNGRYEIITFNQSFHGRTLATLTATGQEKVKEGFLPLPEGFKHVPLHDIAALEAAVNDKTAAIMLELVQAEGGVIPVDQDFLREVRALCDRHGILLILDEVQTGMGRTGKMFAYEHYDVEPDVFTLAKGIGSGFPVGAMLAKAHLKPAFVAGAHATTFGGTPIAMAAVAATIETMLKENVVERAAEASEYLIGQLQEKLEGLPNVDQVRGKGLLIGILCNVPAGEAIAELHKRGLLVVPAGPNVIRLLPNLLVTHEEIDTAVGLIASVLTEQAAAKTVGS
- the argB gene encoding acetylglutamate kinase; this translates as MSKRRFVMKCGGSTLAALPDAFFEDLRDLQAGGTQPVIVHGGGPAINETLGKLGIESRFVSGLRVTDEATLDVVEMVLAGRINKEIVRKLQQNGAKSIGLSGTDGKLIEARPVANAHEVGLVGDVTGVNASLVEGIIELGYLPVIAPIGIDDAGQRYNINADTAAGAVASELGVDTMIVVTDVPGIMRTVNGEKVVLPQVTFADIEEMIRTEEIYGGMIPKVRAAMSCLHGNVKEVLIVDGSAERVLSRAVTEGNIGTRIVRS
- the argJ gene encoding bifunctional glutamate N-acetyltransferase/amino-acid acetyltransferase ArgJ, with the protein product MGNKRYEIVEGGGVTTPKGFKAGGLHCGLKKTDRHDLGVIVCEVPAASAAVYTTNLFQAAPLLVTREALGEGGILRAVVVNSGNANACTGAQGEADARAMQANTAEALGVSKDQVAVASTGVIGELLKMDRVNSGIEKLPAKLRNDIQGSDDFCQAILTTDLVKKVSCVTLTVDGRQVTIAGAAKGSGMIHPNMATMLGFVTTDVRIGASLLQELLREVTNVSFNMITVDGDTSTNDMLVAMASGLAENAELTRSHPDFAAFADGLRHVCSELAKAIARDGEGATKLIETTVVGAATDEAAQAIAKTIIGSSLVKSAVFGADANWGRIIAAVGRAGQPVNIATVDIRLGDILVLEQSRPIPFDEAIALEYLKGDTVGINVNLNMGSGQATAWGCDLTYDYVRINAAYRT